Proteins encoded within one genomic window of Rhododendron vialii isolate Sample 1 chromosome 1a, ASM3025357v1:
- the LOC131300879 gene encoding receptor-like protein 53 — protein MMGALTWLFQILLCFSQYQVAFSSLSLRPSFASSANNPLCRHDQRSALLQFKHMFTINSSASYYCDYIGIPSYPKTLSWDENAAHDCCEWDGVTCNGLTGHVIGLDLSCSQLYGTIQPNSSLFQLSHLQRLNLALNHFNFSRISYAFGSFASLTHLNLSRSAFSGSIPSELSLLSKLISLDLSSYRLKLEPLHFKILVRNLTQLQELVLNEVNISSSLPESLTNLSSLTALDLSWTKLLGNLPDSIFHLPNLQRLLLQNNEDLIVNLPKSTWGSGSSLKELDLSYTNLSGELPDSIGNLKSLKSLHLYETSLSGKLPNSIGNLKSLKSLDLHWTSLSRKLPNSIGFLKSLNYLNLALCKLRGSIPKSLGNLTQIRELDLSGNGFDGEVLSTLSNLKQLTLLGLSSINLEGRIPLFAEFTKLETLYLGDNNLIGGFPLWLANLKQLSLLYISYNQLTGPIPFNLSGFQNLRALYSSYNSFSGVIPPSLFTLPSLIDLDLSSNNLTGEIPEFQHHLPLRSISLSDNKLRGPIPQSISTLANLTWLSLASNDLSGVVDLHILKNVEYFDISNTNLSVVAGSNVNNTLPNLRGVYMSSCNIEVFPDFLRASENLEELDLSTNRIHGQILNWVAFIGKASLRYLNLSNNYLTHIKQFSWERLETLDLRSNLLQGPLLIPPPSIQYFLMSNNSLYGEIPSLLCNASFLQMLDLSHNKLSGEVPQCLGNSSSILMVLSLRSNGFKGTLPLTFEKPNQLRCLDLSENHFEGPLPRSLVNCRSLEVLNVGNNKFNDTFPNWLGTLSELQVLVVRSNRFHGPINTGMSEFSFPKLRIVDLSYNEFTGHLPMRYFENFRAMKNTTMPSKQYMSVGGSYYHDSLLVTIKGLEIELVRILTIFTTIDLSSNNFSGEIPNAVGKLNSLKVLNFSHNSLTGHIPESLGDLTSLESLDISSNHLTGRIPSQLTNLTFLEILNLSCNRLHGPIPNGRQFNTFENGSYAGNLGLCGFPLSKECGDNQTKVQPPVFQHEEDDSDLDGFTWKIVVIGYGCGMTMGLFLGSLMLLIGRPRFFVKLAERKLPKKVIRMRRTVADIVARKK, from the coding sequence ATGATGGGGGCATTAACTTGGCTATTTCAAATCCTTCTCTGTTTCTCGCAATATCAGGTTGCTTTTTCCTCATTGTCTCTCCGGCCGTCTTTTGCTTCTTCTGCAAACAACCCCTTGTGTCGTCATGATCAGAGGTCTGCGCTGCTGCAATTTAAGCATATGTTTACTATAAATAGCAGTGCTTCTTACTATTGTGATTATATTGGTATTCCTTCATATCCAAAGACCCTGTCTTGGGATGAGAATGCAGCTCATGATTGTTGCGAGTGGGATGGGGTCACGTGCAATGGGTTGACTGGTCACGTGATTGGGCTTGATCTCAGTTGTAGCCAGCTATATGGTACTATCCAACCCAATAGCAGCCTTTTCCAGCTTTCTCACCTCCAACGGCTCAATCTGGCTCTCAATCACTTCAATTTCTCTCGCATTTCATATGCATTTGGCAGCTTTGCAAGTTTGACGCACCTCAACCTATCCCGGTCTGCTTTTTCAGGTTCAATCCCATCTGAACTCTCCCTCCTGTCCAAACTGATTTCACTTGATCTCTCTTCTTATCGGCTGAAACTTGAACCGCTCCATTTCAAAATTCTCGTAAGAAACCTAACCCAGTTACAAGAACTCGTCCTAAATGAGGTAAATATATCTTCTAGTTTACCCGAGTCCTTGACGAATTTGTCTTCTTTAACAGCTCTAGACCTGTCATGGACCAAATTGTTAGGGAACTTACCTGATAGCATTTTCCACCTTCCAAACTTGCAGAGGCTCTTGTTACAAAACAACGAAGATCTTATTGTCAATTTACCAAAATCAACTTGGGGTAGTGGTAGTTCTCTAAAGGAGTTGGATCTTTCTTATACTAATTTGTCCGGAGAACTACCTGATTCAATTGGCAATCTCAAGTCTTTGAAATCCTTGCATCTCTATGAGACGAGTTTATCTGGAAAACTACCTAATTCAATTGGCAATCTCAAGTCTTTGAAATCCTTGGATCTCCATTGGACGAGTTTATCTAGAAAACTACCTAATTCCATTGGTTTTCTCAAGTCTTTGAATTACTTGAATCTTGCTTTGTGCAAATTACGGGGTTCCATTCCTAAATCTCTGGGGAACCTTACGCAGATCCGTGAACTAGATTTGTCGGGAAATGGTTTTGACGGTGAAGTCCTATCTACTCTCTCAAATCTCAAGCAACTCACTCTGTTAGGACTTTCCTCCATCAACCTCGAAGGCAGAATTCCTCTTTTTGCCGAGTTCACAAAGCTGGAGACTTTATATCTAGGGGATAACAATTTGATTGGTGGATTTCCACTCTGGCTTGCGAACTTGAAACAACTTAGTCTTCTATATATATCTTACAATCAACTCACAGGTCCCATCCCTTTCAATTTAAGTGGTTTTCAAAACCTGCGAGCGCTCTACTCATCTTATAACTCTTTTAGTGGGGTAATACCTCCATCGTTGTTTACTCTTCCGTCATTGATTGATTTAGACTTGAGTTCCAATAATTTAACTGGCGAAATCCCTGAGTTCCAGCATCATTTACCATTGAGATCCATTTCCTTGAGTGACAATAAACTTCGTGGCCCCATTCCACAGTCAATTTCAACTCTTGCAAATCTAACCTGGCTATCTCTTGCATCAAATGATCTGAGCGGTGTTGTGGATCTGCATATACTAAAAAATGTTGAGTACTTTGATATTTCCAACACTAATCTTTCGGTGGTCGCTGGAAGCAATGTCAACAATACCCTTCCCAACCTTAGGGGGGTCTATATGTCGTCTTGCAACATTGAGGTGTTCCCTGATTTCTTAAGAGCCTCAGAGAATCTTGAAGAACTAGATCTTTCAACCAATAGAATTCATGGGCAGATTCTGAACTGGGTTGCGTTCATTGGTAAGGCTTCACTGCGGTATTTGAATCTTTCTAACAACTATCTCACACACATAAAGCAATTTTCTTGGGAGCGACTAGAAACTCTTGATCTTCGTTCCAATTTACTTCAAGGACCACTTCTCATTCCACCCCCCTCTATACAGTACTTTTTGATGTCAAACAATAGTCTTTATGGAGAGATTCCTTCATTGCTTTGCAATGCGAGTTTCCTTCAAATGCTTGATTTGTCTCACAACAAATTGAGCGGTGAGGTTCCACAATGTTTGGGTAATTCTAGTAGTATTCTCATGGTGTTAAGTCTCCGCTCCAATGGATTTAAGGGAACCCTTCCCTTGACATTTGAAAAGCCCAACCAGTTACGATGTCTCGATTTGagtgaaaatcattttgaaGGACCACTTCCAAGATCTTTGGTAAATTGTAGAAGCTTGGAAGTTCTAAACGTCGGAAACAACAAGTTTAATGATACATTTCCAAATTGGTTGGGGACTCTTTCTGAGTTACAGGTTCTTGTCGTACGATCCAACCGATTTCATGGTCCCATAAACACTGGAATGAGTGAATTTTCCTTTCCTAAGCTTCGAATTGTTGACCTCTCCTATAATGAGTTCACTGGCCATTTGCCAATGAGGTACTTCGAAAATTTCCGAGCTATGAAGAACACAACTATGCCGAGCAAACAATACATGAGTGTGGGGGGTAGTTATTATCATGATTCTCTCCTAGTGACAATAAAGGGCCTTGAGATCGAACTGGTGAGAATTTTGACTATCTTCACAACAATTGATCTTTCATCCAACAATTTCAGTGGAGAAATTCCAAATGCCGTTGGAAAGCTCAATTCCCTCAAAGTGCTTAATTTTTCTCataacagtcttacaggccatatTCCTGAATCTTTGGGAGACTTGACGAGCCTTGAATCATTAGACATCTCTTCTAACCACCTCACCGGCAGAATTCCAAGCCAACTAACAAATTTGACATTTCTCGAGATCTTGAACCTTTCGTGCAACCGTCTCCATGGACCCATACCCAATGGTCGACAATTTAATACATTTGAGAATGGTTCATATGCTGGGAACTTAGGATTATGTGGATTTCCATTGTCGAAGGAATGTGGAGATAATCAAACAAAAGTACAGCCACCAGTGTTCCAACATGAGGAAGACGATTCAGATTTGGATGGATTTACTTGGAAAATTGTGGTTATAGGGTACGGGTGTGGAATGACAATGGGACTCTTTCTAGGATCTCTCATGCTCTTAATTGGTAGACCTAGATTCTTTGTCAAACTTGCTGAAAGAAAGTTGCCTAAGAAGGTGATAAGAATGAGGAGAACGGTTGCAGACATAGTGGCTAGAAAAAAATAG